Proteins encoded within one genomic window of Burkholderiaceae bacterium:
- a CDS encoding Translation elongation factor Ts codes for MVAINASMVAQLRGKTDAPMMECKKALTEAGGDMDKAEELLRIKLGSKAGKAAARITAEGVVASFIEGSTGALIEINCETDFVTRNDSFQALAKAAAELIARHDPADLAALGALAHTQDSYGPTLEDVRRGLIGKIGENMSFRRFKRFASKHHLTSYMHGTRIGVVVEYDGDETAARDVAMHVAAMKPVALSSADVPAELVARERTIASAKAAEDAAAAQAAGKPVQSAEIVAKRVEGGVQKFLKEVSLLNQPFVKNDKQSVEQMLKEKGTTIRSFTLYVVGEGIEKKADDFAAEVAAQVAAAKQAG; via the coding sequence ATGGTTGCAATCAACGCAAGCATGGTGGCCCAACTGCGCGGCAAGACCGACGCGCCGATGATGGAATGCAAGAAGGCGCTGACCGAGGCCGGCGGCGACATGGACAAGGCCGAGGAGCTGCTGCGCATCAAGCTCGGCAGCAAGGCCGGCAAGGCCGCGGCGCGGATCACGGCCGAGGGCGTGGTCGCAAGCTTCATCGAAGGCAGCACCGGCGCGCTGATCGAGATCAACTGCGAAACCGATTTCGTCACCCGCAACGACAGCTTCCAGGCGCTGGCGAAGGCGGCCGCCGAACTGATCGCACGCCATGATCCGGCCGACCTGGCGGCGCTCGGCGCGCTTGCGCACACGCAGGACAGCTATGGCCCGACGCTGGAGGACGTGCGCCGAGGACTGATCGGCAAGATCGGCGAGAACATGAGCTTTCGCCGCTTCAAGCGCTTCGCATCGAAGCACCACCTGACCAGCTACATGCACGGCACGCGCATCGGTGTCGTCGTCGAGTACGACGGCGACGAGACCGCGGCGCGCGATGTCGCGATGCATGTCGCGGCGATGAAGCCGGTCGCGCTCTCCAGTGCCGACGTGCCGGCCGAACTGGTTGCGCGCGAGCGCACGATCGCATCCGCGAAGGCCGCCGAGGACGCGGCAGCGGCCCAGGCCGCGGGCAAGCCGGTGCAGTCGGCCGAAATCGTCGCAAAAAGGGTCGAGGGCGGGGTGCAGAAGTTCCTCAAGGAGGTCTCGCTTTTGAACCAGCCGTTCGTCAAGAACGACAAGCAGTCGGTCGAGCAGATGCTGAAGGAAAAGGGCACGACGATCCGCTCGTTCACGCTGTACGTGGTCGGCGAGGGGATCGAGAAGAAGGCCGACGACTTCGCTGCCGAGGTCGCGGCCCAGGTGGCCGCGGCGAAGCAGGCCGGCTGA
- a CDS encoding Uridylate kinase, with product MPAAKPAYKRILLKLSGEALMGDDPFGINQATIVRMVEEIAEVIRREVELAVVIGGGNIFRGVAGGAVGMDRATADYMGMLATVMNALALADAMNKAGLTARVMSAIAIEQVVEPYVRPKALQYLEEGKVVVFAAGTGNPFFTTDTAAALRGAEIGAELVLKATKVDGVYSADPHKDRDATRYSRLTFDEAIIRNLGIMDATAFALCRDQKLPIKVFSIFKPGALLRVVMGEDEGTLVHV from the coding sequence ATGCCTGCAGCCAAACCCGCGTACAAGCGCATCCTGCTGAAGCTGTCGGGCGAGGCGCTGATGGGCGACGACCCGTTCGGCATCAACCAGGCGACGATCGTGCGCATGGTCGAGGAGATCGCCGAGGTGATCCGGCGCGAGGTCGAGCTCGCGGTCGTGATCGGCGGCGGCAACATCTTTCGCGGCGTCGCCGGCGGCGCGGTCGGCATGGACCGCGCGACCGCCGACTACATGGGGATGCTGGCGACGGTGATGAACGCGCTGGCGCTGGCCGACGCGATGAACAAGGCCGGGCTGACCGCGCGCGTGATGTCGGCGATCGCGATCGAGCAAGTGGTCGAGCCGTACGTGCGGCCGAAGGCGCTGCAGTACCTGGAAGAAGGCAAGGTCGTGGTGTTCGCCGCCGGCACCGGCAATCCGTTCTTCACGACCGACACCGCGGCCGCGCTGCGCGGCGCGGAGATCGGCGCCGAGCTGGTGCTGAAGGCGACCAAGGTCGACGGGGTGTACTCGGCCGACCCGCACAAGGACCGCGATGCGACCCGCTACAGCCGCCTCACGTTCGACGAGGCGATCATCCGCAACCTGGGCATCATGGACGCGACCGCGTTCGCGCTGTGCCGCGACCAGAAGCTGCCGATCAAGGTGTTCTCCATCTTCAAGCCCGGAGCGCTGCTGCGGGTCGTGATGGGCGAGGACGAGGGCACGCTGGTGCACGTCTGA
- a CDS encoding Ribosome recycling factor codes for MTIAEIRKTTEAKMDQSIAAFKTNLTKIRTGRANPGLLDTVHVDYYGSMVPISQVANVALLDARTISVQPWEKGMGAKIEKAIRDSDLGLNPASMGDLIRVPMPPMSEERRREMTKIVRGEGESAKIAVRNLRRDANEAIKKLVKDKTATEDEQKRAEADIQKTTDRHVAEVDRLVTAKEQDIMAV; via the coding sequence ATGACGATCGCCGAGATCAGGAAGACCACCGAGGCCAAAATGGACCAGTCCATCGCGGCGTTCAAGACCAACCTCACCAAGATCCGGACCGGGCGCGCCAATCCGGGGCTGCTCGACACCGTGCATGTCGACTACTACGGATCGATGGTGCCGATCAGCCAGGTCGCGAACGTGGCGCTGCTGGACGCGCGCACGATCAGCGTGCAGCCCTGGGAGAAGGGCATGGGCGCGAAGATCGAGAAGGCGATCCGCGACAGCGACCTCGGGCTGAACCCGGCGTCCATGGGCGACCTGATCCGGGTGCCGATGCCGCCGATGAGCGAGGAGCGGCGCCGCGAGATGACCAAGATCGTGCGCGGCGAAGGCGAGAGCGCGAAGATCGCGGTGCGAAACCTGCGCCGCGACGCGAACGAGGCGATCAAGAAGCTGGTCAAGGACAAGACCGCGACCGAGGACGAGCAAAAGCGCGCCGAAGCCGACATCCAGAAGACCACCGACCGGCACGTGGCCGAGGTCGATCGCCTGGTGACGGCCAAGGAACAGGACATCATGGCCGTGTAA
- a CDS encoding Undecaprenyl diphosphate synthase, whose protein sequence is MRTPISHSDMRQTPHHIAIVMDGNGRWANRRLMPRFAGHRQGVESLSRCVRACAARGVAVLTVFAFSSENWNRPADEVSGLMQLLVKALAREVPKLQREGVQLHFVGERASLAPDISAGLAEAEAATAPNRRLVLNVCFNYGGRWDIAQAAARVAAQGLPLSDETIARALALAHVPDPDLLIRTGGEQRISNFLLWQAAYSELYFSDKLWPEFDEAELDAAIDAFNQRERRFGKTSAQIAAAEGERQAA, encoded by the coding sequence ATGCGCACCCCGATCTCGCATTCCGACATGAGGCAGACCCCGCACCACATCGCGATCGTGATGGACGGCAACGGCCGCTGGGCGAACCGTCGCCTGATGCCGCGGTTCGCCGGGCACCGCCAGGGCGTCGAGTCGCTGAGCCGCTGCGTGCGCGCCTGCGCGGCGCGCGGGGTCGCGGTGCTGACCGTGTTCGCGTTTTCGTCCGAGAACTGGAACCGCCCCGCCGACGAGGTGTCGGGCCTGATGCAACTGCTGGTGAAGGCGCTCGCGCGCGAGGTGCCGAAGCTGCAGCGCGAAGGGGTGCAGTTGCACTTCGTCGGCGAGCGCGCATCGCTCGCGCCTGACATCAGCGCCGGACTGGCCGAAGCCGAGGCGGCGACCGCGCCGAACCGGCGCCTGGTGCTGAACGTCTGCTTCAACTACGGCGGCCGCTGGGACATCGCGCAGGCGGCGGCGCGGGTCGCGGCGCAGGGCCTGCCGTTGAGCGACGAAACCATCGCGCGAGCGCTGGCGCTGGCCCATGTGCCCGATCCGGACCTGCTGATCCGCACCGGCGGCGAGCAGCGCATCAGCAACTTCCTGCTGTGGCAGGCCGCGTATTCGGAGCTCTATTTCAGCGACAAGCTCTGGCCCGAGTTCGACGAGGCCGAACTCGACGCGGCGATCGACGCGTTCAACCAGCGCGAGCGACGGTTCGGCAAGACCTCGGCGCAGATCGCCGCGGCCGAGGGCGAGCGCCAGGCGGCGTAG
- a CDS encoding Phosphatidate cytidylyltransferase, translating into MLKQRIITAAILLAVLLPALFYPEPQPFNAVALILIAAAGWEWARLNGCGGAVAWAAGAVCVLLCLAGWAAGLPTRATPWLWRGVGAVWVVVGILLLRYGVAGWPRIARPLRIVVGLAALCAAWLALAQARAIGINFLLSILLLVWVADVFAYAAGRTLGLRFTRRRLAPGISPGKSWEGVWGALVGVVLMAVAWVWADTRWQAQVPSLYSRLAAHGWWLLPAVLFLVAMSVVGDLVESLVKRSAGVKDSSGLLPGHGGVLDRVDALLPTLPLAMMLATW; encoded by the coding sequence ATGCTCAAGCAACGCATCATCACCGCCGCGATCCTGCTGGCCGTTCTGCTGCCGGCGCTGTTCTACCCCGAGCCGCAGCCGTTCAACGCGGTCGCGCTGATCCTGATCGCGGCCGCGGGCTGGGAATGGGCACGGCTGAACGGCTGCGGCGGTGCAGTCGCCTGGGCAGCGGGCGCGGTCTGCGTGCTGCTGTGCCTGGCCGGCTGGGCCGCGGGCCTGCCGACCCGGGCCACGCCCTGGCTCTGGCGCGGCGTCGGTGCCGTCTGGGTCGTCGTCGGCATCCTGCTGCTGCGATACGGTGTCGCCGGTTGGCCGCGCATCGCGCGGCCGCTGCGGATCGTCGTCGGCCTCGCCGCGTTGTGCGCCGCCTGGCTCGCGTTGGCGCAGGCGCGCGCGATCGGCATCAACTTCCTGCTGTCGATCCTGCTGCTGGTCTGGGTCGCGGACGTGTTCGCGTACGCGGCCGGGCGTACGCTCGGCCTGCGTTTCACGCGCCGGCGACTGGCGCCCGGCATCAGCCCCGGCAAGAGCTGGGAAGGGGTCTGGGGCGCGCTGGTCGGGGTCGTGCTGATGGCGGTCGCCTGGGTCTGGGCCGACACGCGCTGGCAGGCTCAGGTCCCCAGCCTGTACAGCCGCCTCGCGGCGCACGGCTGGTGGTTGCTGCCGGCAGTTTTGTTTCTCGTCGCGATGAGCGTGGTCGGCGACCTGGTCGAGTCGCTGGTCAAGCGCAGCGCCGGCGTGAAGGACAGCAGCGGCCTGCTTCCCGGCCACGGCGGCGTGCTGGACCGGGTCGACGCGCTGCTGCCGACGCTGCCACTGGCGATGATGCTGGCCACCTGGTGA
- a CDS encoding 1-deoxy-D-xylulose 5-phosphate reductoisomerase encodes MAQRITILGSTGSIGVSTLEVIALHPERFEVFALSAATRVDLLLAQCARFRPRYAVMLDPAAGRLLAEKIKANYLDVEVLYGADAISMIASHERTETVMAAIVGAAGLAPCLAAARAGKRLLLANKEALVVGGEVFLRAVREGGGALLPIDSEHSAIFQSLPEDPANWPERIDKIILTASGGPFRTRDPNTFAAVTPDQACAHPNWVMGRKISVDSATMMNKALEVIEARYLFGVSPRQLEVVIHPQSVIHSMVQYRDASVIAQLGTPDMRVPIAYGLAWPERIASGAPALDFRSLAAMTFESLHEAGHAERFPGLRLAWQALDAASGSTAVLNAANEVAVDAFLARRIRFDQIHQVNVETLEQVAVAPAHALDELLGLDARARASAQSVVQRLAT; translated from the coding sequence ATGGCGCAGCGCATCACCATCCTCGGCTCGACCGGATCGATCGGCGTCAGCACGCTGGAGGTGATCGCGCTGCATCCGGAGCGGTTCGAGGTGTTCGCGCTCAGTGCGGCGACCCGGGTCGATCTGCTGCTCGCGCAATGCGCGCGTTTTCGCCCGCGCTATGCGGTCATGCTGGATCCGGCCGCGGGGCGGCTGCTGGCCGAAAAAATCAAGGCAAATTACCTCGATGTCGAGGTGCTGTATGGTGCTGATGCTATATCAATGATAGCGTCGCACGAGCGCACCGAGACCGTGATGGCGGCGATCGTCGGCGCCGCCGGGCTCGCGCCCTGCCTCGCCGCGGCGCGCGCGGGCAAGCGCCTGCTGCTGGCGAACAAGGAGGCGCTGGTGGTCGGCGGCGAGGTGTTCCTGCGTGCGGTGCGCGAGGGCGGCGGGGCGCTGCTGCCGATCGACAGCGAGCACTCGGCGATCTTCCAGTCGCTGCCCGAGGACCCGGCGAACTGGCCCGAGCGCATCGACAAGATCATCCTGACCGCGTCCGGTGGGCCGTTTCGCACGCGCGATCCGAACACGTTTGCCGCGGTCACGCCGGACCAGGCCTGCGCGCATCCGAACTGGGTGATGGGGCGCAAGATTTCGGTCGATTCGGCGACAATGATGAACAAGGCGCTCGAGGTGATCGAGGCGCGCTACCTGTTCGGCGTGTCGCCGCGGCAACTCGAGGTGGTGATCCATCCGCAGAGCGTGATCCATTCGATGGTCCAGTACCGCGATGCGTCGGTGATCGCGCAGCTCGGCACGCCGGACATGCGCGTACCGATCGCCTACGGTCTCGCGTGGCCCGAGCGCATCGCGTCCGGCGCGCCGGCGCTGGATTTCCGATCGCTCGCGGCGATGACGTTCGAGTCGCTTCATGAGGCCGGGCATGCCGAGCGGTTTCCCGGGCTGCGGCTTGCCTGGCAGGCGCTGGATGCGGCGTCCGGCAGCACCGCGGTGCTGAATGCGGCGAACGAGGTCGCGGTCGACGCATTCCTGGCGCGGCGCATCCGCTTCGACCAGATTCACCAGGTCAATGTCGAAACCCTGGAACAGGTTGCGGTTGCGCCGGCGCATGCGCTGGACGAACTGCTTGGCCTCGACGCACGAGCCCGTGCGTCGGCGCAGAGCGTGGTGCAGCGACTTGCCACCTGA
- a CDS encoding Intramembrane protease RasP/YluC, implicated in cell division based on FtsL cleavage, translating into MLTLIAFIVALAVLIAVHEYGHYRVAVACGVKVLRFSIGFGRPLLRWQPRRQKHGQATEFVIGAFPVGGYVRMLDEREAPVEAEERHLAFNNQPLAKRAAIVAAGPIANLLLAVLLYALVNWTGMQEPRAILGSPVPGSVAAQAGLHGGELVERAGFEGDTLEPVRSFDALTWLLTRGALDGRDVRLQIGGAQGASARELRLPLSEIDTHDADATLLRKVGIVAPWSQPVIGEVMSGSAAQKSGLREGDLVDRIGSTPIYDARQLRDTIRASVQGAKPLAQRWRVERAGKQIVLDVTPQLVQEDGRTVGRIGAYVGAPPEFVLVRYGPLEGLWGGVTRTWEVSALTLRSLGKMVIGEMSLKNLSGPVTIADYAGKSASLGLAQYLLFLAVISVSLGVLNLLPLPVLDGGHLMYYLWEGATGKSVSPAWMERLQRGGVAVLLLMMTIALFNDLTRLFG; encoded by the coding sequence ATGCTGACGCTCATCGCCTTCATCGTTGCGCTGGCCGTGCTGATCGCGGTCCACGAATACGGGCATTACCGGGTCGCGGTCGCATGCGGCGTCAAGGTGCTGCGCTTTTCGATCGGCTTCGGCCGGCCGCTGCTGCGCTGGCAGCCGCGGCGCCAGAAGCATGGCCAGGCGACCGAGTTCGTGATCGGCGCCTTTCCGGTCGGCGGCTACGTGCGCATGCTCGACGAGCGCGAGGCGCCGGTCGAGGCCGAAGAGCGGCATCTCGCGTTCAACAACCAGCCCCTGGCGAAGCGCGCGGCGATCGTCGCCGCCGGCCCGATCGCGAACCTGCTGCTGGCGGTGCTGCTGTATGCGCTGGTCAACTGGACCGGCATGCAGGAGCCGCGCGCGATCCTCGGCAGCCCGGTGCCAGGGTCCGTGGCTGCGCAGGCGGGCCTGCACGGCGGCGAATTGGTCGAGCGCGCCGGGTTCGAGGGCGACACGCTCGAGCCGGTGCGCTCGTTCGACGCGCTGACCTGGCTGCTGACGCGGGGGGCGCTGGACGGGCGCGACGTGCGGCTGCAGATCGGAGGCGCCCAGGGTGCCTCCGCGCGCGAGCTGCGGCTGCCGCTCAGCGAGATTGACACGCACGACGCCGACGCGACGCTGCTGCGCAAGGTAGGCATCGTCGCGCCGTGGAGCCAACCGGTGATCGGCGAGGTCATGTCGGGCAGCGCGGCGCAGAAGTCGGGTCTGCGCGAGGGGGATCTGGTCGACCGGATCGGCAGCACGCCGATCTACGATGCGCGCCAGCTGCGCGACACGATTCGCGCGTCGGTGCAGGGCGCGAAGCCGCTCGCGCAGCGCTGGCGCGTCGAGCGCGCGGGCAAGCAGATCGTGCTCGACGTGACGCCGCAACTGGTGCAGGAGGATGGCAGGACGGTGGGCCGCATCGGTGCCTACGTCGGCGCGCCGCCCGAGTTCGTGCTGGTGCGCTACGGCCCGCTCGAAGGGCTGTGGGGCGGCGTCACGCGCACCTGGGAGGTTTCGGCGCTGACGCTGCGCTCGCTCGGGAAGATGGTGATCGGCGAGATGTCGCTGAAGAACCTGAGCGGTCCGGTGACGATCGCGGACTACGCGGGCAAGTCCGCGAGCCTCGGCCTCGCGCAGTACCTGTTGTTTCTGGCGGTGATCAGCGTGAGCCTCGGGGTGCTGAATCTGCTGCCGCTGCCGGTCCTCGATGGGGGGCACCTGATGTATTATCTTTGGGAGGGAGCGACGGGCAAAAGCGTATCGCCGGCATGGATGGAGCGGCTGCAGCGCGGTGGTGTGGCCGTGCTGCTGCTGATGATGACGATTGCGCTGTTCAACGATTTGACCCGGCTCTTTGGCTGA
- a CDS encoding Outer membrane protein assembly factor YaeT codes for MNNYFDCFRLRTAAMVAVIGLAAGAAAAVEPFTIKDIQVEGLQRVEPGTVFASLPFRVGDTYTDDKGSAAIRALFALGLFKDVKLETRGDVLIVVVEERPTIADVQFVGSKEFDKKTLAKAMREIGLVEGRPFDNALADKAQQELKRQYLGKSFYNTQVVTTVTPIERNRVNLTFTITEGQPAKIKEIRVVGNKAFSESTLRDLFDLDTGNWLSWYTKSDLYSRPKLNADLETLRSYYLSHGYLEFRIDSTQVALSPDKLSVYITVNVTEGERYVVSGVELQGNYLGKDDLFKSLVKIKPGEPYDAEEVTATTKAFTDEFARFGFAFAKVEVRPDIDRARGRVAFTLVADPSRRVYVRRINISGNTRTRDEVIRREFRQFEDSWYDGAKIKLSRDRVDRLGYFTEVNVQAQDVPGAPDEVDLNVSVKEKPTGSITIGAGYGSADKLSFNFGISQDNVFGSGNSLGLQVNTSKYNKVIVVSSTDPYFTIDGVSRTLNLYYKSQQPYQDQGGDYKLVTEGGSIRFGVPFSEVDTVYFGAGLERTRIEPGTAIPAVYLQYADRYGYSSGELPLTIGWSRDSRDSALVPTEGRLQSLNGEWGVAGAARYIKGDYQIQQYVPLNKQFSMAFAGEIGAGKALGDSLFPVFKNFYGGGLGSVRGFEQGTLGPRDVTGFIVGGSRKLTLSAELNAPFPGAGNDRTLRVFGFVDVGNVWGDNEPVLASTLRASTGVGLSWISPIGPLKFAIAQPIRKFAGDRIQRFQFQIGTSF; via the coding sequence ATGAATAACTACTTCGATTGCTTTCGTCTGCGCACCGCGGCTATGGTGGCGGTCATCGGTCTGGCGGCGGGCGCGGCGGCTGCCGTCGAACCTTTCACGATCAAGGACATCCAGGTCGAAGGGCTGCAGCGCGTCGAGCCGGGCACCGTGTTCGCGTCGCTGCCGTTTCGCGTCGGCGACACCTACACCGACGACAAGGGATCGGCGGCGATCCGCGCGCTGTTCGCGCTCGGTCTGTTCAAGGACGTGAAGCTGGAGACCCGCGGCGACGTGCTGATCGTGGTCGTAGAGGAACGTCCGACGATCGCCGACGTGCAGTTCGTCGGATCGAAGGAATTCGACAAGAAGACGCTGGCGAAGGCGATGCGCGAAATCGGCCTGGTCGAGGGCCGACCGTTCGACAACGCGCTGGCCGACAAGGCGCAGCAGGAATTGAAGCGCCAGTACCTCGGCAAAAGCTTCTACAACACGCAGGTGGTGACGACGGTCACGCCGATCGAGCGCAACCGGGTCAACCTGACCTTCACGATCACCGAGGGCCAGCCGGCGAAGATCAAGGAGATCCGCGTCGTCGGCAACAAGGCGTTCAGCGAGTCGACGCTGCGCGACCTGTTCGACCTCGACACCGGCAACTGGCTCAGCTGGTATACCAAGTCCGACCTGTATTCGCGCCCGAAGCTCAACGCCGACCTCGAGACCTTGCGCTCGTACTACCTCTCGCACGGCTATCTCGAATTCCGGATCGACTCCACACAGGTGGCGCTGTCCCCCGACAAGCTGTCGGTCTACATCACGGTCAACGTCACCGAGGGCGAGCGCTACGTGGTCAGCGGCGTCGAGTTGCAGGGCAACTACCTCGGCAAGGACGACCTGTTCAAGTCGCTGGTGAAGATCAAGCCCGGCGAACCATACGACGCCGAAGAGGTGACCGCGACCACCAAGGCGTTCACCGACGAGTTCGCGCGGTTCGGCTTCGCGTTCGCCAAGGTCGAGGTTCGGCCCGACATCGACCGCGCGCGCGGTCGCGTCGCGTTCACGCTGGTTGCCGACCCGTCGCGCCGGGTCTACGTGCGCCGCATCAACATCAGCGGCAACACGCGCACGCGCGACGAGGTGATCCGCCGCGAATTCCGCCAGTTCGAGGATTCCTGGTACGACGGCGCCAAGATCAAGCTCTCGCGCGACCGGGTCGACCGGCTCGGCTACTTCACCGAAGTCAACGTGCAGGCGCAGGACGTGCCCGGCGCGCCGGACGAGGTCGATCTGAACGTCAGCGTGAAGGAAAAGCCAACCGGCAGCATCACGATCGGCGCCGGCTACGGCAGCGCGGACAAGCTGTCGTTCAACTTCGGCATCAGCCAGGACAACGTGTTCGGCTCCGGCAACTCGCTCGGTCTGCAGGTGAACACCAGCAAGTACAACAAGGTGATCGTGGTCAGCTCCACCGATCCGTACTTCACGATCGACGGGGTGTCGCGCACGCTGAACCTGTACTACAAGTCGCAGCAGCCGTACCAGGACCAGGGCGGCGACTACAAGCTCGTCACCGAAGGCGGCAGCATCCGCTTCGGCGTGCCGTTCAGCGAGGTCGACACCGTGTACTTCGGCGCCGGTCTGGAGCGCACCCGGATCGAGCCCGGCACCGCGATCCCCGCGGTCTACCTGCAGTACGCGGATCGCTACGGCTACTCCAGCGGCGAGCTGCCGCTGACGATCGGCTGGTCCCGAGACAGCCGCGACAGCGCGTTGGTCCCGACCGAGGGGCGGCTGCAGAGCCTGAACGGGGAATGGGGCGTGGCCGGCGCCGCGCGCTACATCAAGGGGGACTACCAGATCCAGCAGTACGTGCCGCTGAACAAGCAGTTCTCGATGGCGTTCGCCGGCGAGATCGGCGCGGGCAAGGCCCTGGGGGACAGCCTGTTCCCCGTGTTCAAGAATTTCTACGGCGGCGGCCTCGGTTCGGTGCGCGGTTTCGAGCAGGGCACGCTCGGGCCGCGTGACGTGACCGGATTCATCGTCGGTGGCTCCCGCAAGCTCACGCTCAGCGCCGAACTGAACGCGCCGTTCCCCGGCGCCGGCAACGACCGCACGCTGCGCGTGTTCGGCTTCGTCGACGTCGGCAACGTCTGGGGCGACAACGAGCCGGTGCTGGCAAGCACGCTTCGGGCGTCGACCGGCGTCGGTCTGAGCTGGATCTCGCCGATCGGCCCGCTCAAGTTCGCGATCGCGCAGCCGATCCGCAAGTTCGCCGGCGATAGAATCCAAAGGTTCCAGTTTCAAATCGGTACCTCCTTCTGA
- a CDS encoding OmpH family outer membrane protein, producing MKHFFRHCGLALLFGLCALSAQAQDYRIGYVNTDRIFREANAAKAAEAKLQQEFAKREKDLVDQGNVLKAAADKLDREGPTLPDSQRIARQKQLMDQDRDLQRKRREFQEDLNARKNEELQQLLDRANKVVRQLAIADKYDVILQEAVYINPKLDITDKVIAALNASGPGAGGSGSTGANSTGSK from the coding sequence ATGAAACACTTTTTCCGTCACTGCGGGCTGGCTCTGCTGTTCGGCCTGTGCGCGCTCTCGGCCCAGGCGCAGGACTACCGCATCGGTTACGTGAACACGGATCGGATCTTCAGGGAGGCGAATGCGGCGAAGGCGGCCGAAGCCAAGTTGCAGCAGGAGTTCGCCAAGCGCGAAAAGGATCTGGTCGATCAGGGCAATGTGCTGAAGGCCGCCGCCGACAAGCTCGACCGTGAAGGCCCGACGCTGCCCGACAGCCAGCGCATCGCGCGCCAGAAGCAGCTGATGGACCAGGACCGCGACCTGCAGCGCAAGCGCCGCGAGTTCCAGGAAGACCTGAACGCGCGCAAGAACGAGGAATTGCAGCAGCTGCTCGACCGCGCGAACAAGGTGGTGCGGCAACTGGCGATCGCCGACAAGTACGACGTGATCCTGCAGGAGGCCGTCTACATCAACCCCAAGCTCGACATCACCGACAAGGTGATCGCGGCGCTGAATGCCAGCGGGCCGGGCGCCGGCGGCAGCGGTTCGACCGGCGCGAACAGCACCGGCTCGAAGTGA
- a CDS encoding UDP-3-O-[3-hydroxymyristoyl] glucosamine N-acyltransferase — translation MTLRLGAIVDALGGRLRGDPDLQIESIAPLDAASAASLSFLANPKYRQQLAASRAACIIVAPAQEQQAAARGACIVAPDPYLYFARVTQLWKRHHAPPVATGVHPSAVVDPRAVVHPQASIGPLCVVERGARIGAGTVLRSRVTIAEDCTVGARCILHPGVVIGADGFGFAPDNGAWEKIEQLGAVRIGDDVEIGANTCIDRGALQDTVIEDGVKLDNLIQIGHNVRIGRHTAMAGCVGVAGSTVIGAHCTFGGAAMVLGHLTIADHVHVSSASMVSRSIHRPGHYTGFFPIDENAAWEKNAATLKQLYSLRERLKALERKAK, via the coding sequence GTGACGCTGCGGCTGGGAGCCATTGTCGACGCGCTGGGCGGGCGGCTGCGTGGCGATCCGGACCTGCAGATCGAAAGCATTGCGCCGCTCGACGCGGCGTCCGCGGCCAGCTTGAGCTTTCTGGCGAACCCGAAATACCGGCAGCAGCTGGCCGCATCCCGCGCCGCCTGCATCATCGTCGCGCCGGCGCAGGAACAGCAGGCCGCGGCGCGCGGCGCCTGCATCGTCGCGCCGGACCCGTACCTGTATTTCGCTCGCGTCACGCAACTATGGAAGCGACACCATGCGCCGCCGGTGGCCACGGGCGTGCATCCGAGCGCGGTCGTCGACCCAAGGGCCGTGGTGCACCCGCAGGCGTCGATCGGGCCGCTGTGCGTGGTCGAGCGCGGCGCGCGCATCGGCGCGGGGACGGTGCTGAGATCCCGTGTGACGATCGCCGAAGATTGCACCGTCGGTGCGCGCTGCATCCTGCATCCGGGCGTGGTGATCGGCGCCGACGGCTTCGGCTTCGCGCCCGATAACGGCGCCTGGGAGAAGATCGAGCAGTTGGGTGCGGTGCGCATCGGCGACGACGTGGAGATCGGCGCCAACACCTGCATCGACCGCGGCGCGCTGCAGGATACGGTGATCGAGGACGGGGTCAAGCTCGACAACCTGATCCAGATCGGCCACAACGTCCGGATCGGCCGGCACACCGCAATGGCCGGCTGCGTCGGCGTCGCCGGCAGCACGGTGATCGGCGCGCACTGCACGTTCGGCGGCGCCGCCATGGTGCTCGGGCACCTGACGATCGCCGACCACGTGCATGTGTCGTCGGCATCGATGGTCAGCCGCTCGATCCACCGGCCGGGGCATTACACCGGCTTCTTCCCCATAGACGAAAATGCGGCGTGGGAAAAGAACGCCGCCACCCTGAAGCAGTTGTACAGTCTGCGCGAACGCCTGAAGGCGCTGGAGAGAAAAGCCAAATGA
- a CDS encoding 3-hydroxyacyl-[acyl-carrier-protein] dehydratase, FabZ form: MMDIHEVLKHLPHRYPFVMVDRVLELERGKRIRALKNVTINEPYFVGHFPYRPVMPGVMMLEAMAQTAAIMAFDMFGALPDDKTVFYFAGIDAARFKRPVEPGDQLVLDVDNDRSRGGIYKFNARASVEGELAAEAVIMCTMRTIA; encoded by the coding sequence ATGATGGACATCCATGAAGTCCTCAAGCATCTGCCGCACCGCTATCCGTTCGTGATGGTGGACCGGGTGCTGGAACTCGAGCGCGGCAAGCGGATCCGGGCGTTGAAGAACGTCACCATCAACGAGCCGTACTTCGTCGGCCATTTTCCGTACCGGCCGGTGATGCCGGGCGTGATGATGCTCGAGGCGATGGCGCAGACCGCGGCGATCATGGCGTTCGACATGTTCGGCGCACTGCCCGACGACAAGACCGTGTTCTATTTCGCCGGCATCGACGCAGCGCGCTTCAAGCGGCCGGTGGAGCCGGGCGACCAGCTCGTGCTCGACGTCGACAACGACCGCTCGCGCGGCGGCATCTACAAGTTCAACGCGCGCGCGTCGGTCGAGGGCGAGCTGGCCGCCGAAGCCGTCATCATGTGCACGATGCGCACCATCGCCTGA